The proteins below are encoded in one region of Silene latifolia isolate original U9 population chromosome 2, ASM4854445v1, whole genome shotgun sequence:
- the LOC141636686 gene encoding uncharacterized protein LOC141636686 translates to MHFSKQAYSNNRWLHSSKEYTVAAGYNWVRIHKSKVDWRFLCWNSLNLPKSSFIFWVFMHQRWSTRDRLARMGLVGDTSCPICLLDPKSHHHLVYDCVYARTCFRLLQDRLGFKFSLLHLVPWFSTGRRTKLQRIFIGSCCVALIYWIWRIRNKARVDNVVRRPEVVILQIIKDIKTRFMRRNSTILRSRDRAWLQLL, encoded by the coding sequence ATGCACTTTTCTAAGCAAGCCTACTCTAACAACAGATGGCTCCATTCTTCTAAGGAGTATACTGTTGCTGCTGGTTATAATTGGGTGAGAATTCACAAGTCCAAAGTTGATTGGCGGTTTCTCTGTTGGAACTCCCTCAACTTACCAAAAAGTTCTTTTATCTTCTGGGTGTTCATGCATCAGAGGTGGTCTACTCGGGATAGGCTGGCCAGAATGGGTCTGGTTGGAGATACTTCATGTCCAATATGTTTGCTGGACCCTAAAAGTCACCATCACCTGGTTTATGATTGTGTTTATGCTAGAACCTGTTTCAGGCTGCTACAAGACAGGCTTGGGTTCAAGTTTAGCCTGCTGCATTTGGTTCCATGGTTCTCCACTGGCAGAAGGACTAAATTGCAGAGGATATTCATTGGATCGTGTTGTGTTGCTCTGATCTATTGGATTTGGAGAATCAGAAATAAAGCTAGGGTGGACAATGTGGTAAGGAGACCTGAGGTTGTGATTCTGCAGATTATAAAGGATATCAAGACGAGATTTATGAGACGCAATAGTACTATCTTGAGGAGTAGAGATAGGGCTTGGCTTCAATTGTTATAA